A region of Candidatus Cetobacterium colombiensis DNA encodes the following proteins:
- the rpsL gene encoding 30S ribosomal protein S12 — translation MPTLSQLVKKGRQTLEESKKSPALQGNPQRRGVCVRVYTTTPKKPNSALRKVARVKLTNGIEVTSYIPGEGHNLQEHSIVLVRGGRTKDLPGVRYKVIRGALDTAGVAKRKQSRSKYGAKKA, via the coding sequence ATGCCTACTTTAAGTCAATTAGTAAAAAAAGGAAGACAAACTCTAGAAGAGAGTAAAAAATCACCAGCATTACAAGGAAACCCACAAAGAAGAGGAGTGTGTGTAAGAGTTTATACTACTACACCTAAGAAACCAAACTCAGCTTTAAGAAAGGTTGCCAGAGTAAAATTAACTAACGGAATCGAAGTAACTTCATACATCCCAGGAGAGGGACATAACTTACAGGAGCACTCAATCGTTCTAGTAAGAGGAGGAAGAACAAAAGATTTACCAGGAGTTAGATATAAAGTTATCAGAGGAGCTCTAGATACAGCAGGAGTTGCTAAGAGAAAACAATCAAGATCTAAATACGGAGCTAAGAAAGCGTAA